A region of the Pirellulales bacterium genome:
TGCTGGACGTCGTCGAACAGGCCCAACAGCGTGTTGGTTACGCGGTCCGCCGCGCCGCCGGAATAGTCGGTGCCCCGCGCCTTGGCCAGGGCGTCGAACTCGTCAAAGAACAACAAGACCGGCCCCTCGAGCGCAGCCTTTGCCGCCGCGGCAAATCGGGCCCGAAGATTCTCCTCGCTGTGGCCGAACCACATCGAGTGGTCCTGCGAGCCGATGACGCTCATGAACCGGCAGGGGCGGTCGGGGAACTGCTGCCGAAGAAACGCGGCCGCGCAGCGGGCCAGGCGCGTCTTGCCGTTGCCCGGCGGACCATCCAGCAGGATGCCGCGCTTGCGTGGCAGGTTGAAGCGTGCGGCCGTCGCGCGATGCGCGAGCGCGAAGCCCAACGCATGGCGGATCTGGCGGATCGGAAGCTCGAGCCCACACAGTCCGGCGAAGTCGTCCTCGGGCACCTCTTCGGTGAACCAGTGACGTCCGTTGGGCGAGGGCAAGCGCACCAGGGCCAGTCGTGAAGAGGCGTGGAAACCAATTCGGTCACCGCGCGTAAGCGTCAGCTCGCGCAGTTCGCCCGTCAGCGTGACGGGAATGAGTTGCTCCTGCATACGCAGCAGGGCCCGATCTTGGCCGAGCCGTTCCTCGAACGGTGCCACCTGATCCCAGGCCAATCGGTCCGGCAAGGTGCCCACGATGCAACCACGGTCGGCAGTCAGATAGACCGAACCGCCGATCGTGAGCTCGGCCGGGTTGAGTGTGGGGTGCACCTGGGCCCGGAGCGGCGCCTGACCCTCGATCGACACCAGCGCCAAAGTCTGGCCGTTGCGCTCGATATCCGTGAGGATCCCCACGGGATTGTAGGGCGCCGTAAGCTTGGCATGCTCGACGCGCAGCTCGTCGATCGATGCACGAACCTGCTCGTTCACAGCCCGCAGTCGGGTGTTTTCTTCGACCAACTGTCGTGCTGCACGGCGCCGCAGCAGCGGATTGCTTGACGCCAAGGCCTCGAGTTGTGCCTGGCCGCGATCATCGCCCGCCGCATCAGCCGTTGCCGAGCTGTTTTCATGCACATCGGGCCGCGGAGTTGCTTGGGTCATGGAAGATGCTCCTCGCACAAGCTGGAAGGATCGAGTGCGGTAAGTGGATCGTGGGTCAGTCGTCGAACACGTAGCAGCCGCGCGGAACAATCTCGCCCGCCTGCCAACCGAAGCAGCGCACGGGCAAGTGGCCCAGCGACGACTCCAGTCGCGAGTCGACGCCGGCCAACAGACCGACGGCGTAGGGCGCAGCGAAGGTCGTGGCGGTGAGTTGCGCATCAGCGGTCGAATACGTGAGTACCTTGGCGAGACACTCGGGCGGCGTGGGCAGCGGGCAGGCACTACAGAGTTTGAAGGGGTGCGAGTGCATCCAGCCCAGCAACAACTCCGCGGGAGTGGCACCG
Encoded here:
- a CDS encoding AAA family ATPase, whose amino-acid sequence is MTQATPRPDVHENSSATADAAGDDRGQAQLEALASSNPLLRRRAARQLVEENTRLRAVNEQVRASIDELRVEHAKLTAPYNPVGILTDIERNGQTLALVSIEGQAPLRAQVHPTLNPAELTIGGSVYLTADRGCIVGTLPDRLAWDQVAPFEERLGQDRALLRMQEQLIPVTLTGELRELTLTRGDRIGFHASSRLALVRLPSPNGRHWFTEEVPEDDFAGLCGLELPIRQIRHALGFALAHRATAARFNLPRKRGILLDGPPGNGKTRLARCAAAFLRQQFPDRPCRFMSVIGSQDHSMWFGHSEENLRARFAAAAKAALEGPVLLFFDEFDALAKARGTDYSGGAADRVTNTLLGLFDDVQQTAENLVILAATNRAALLDPAVTRPGRFDLKLTIPAPNRRTAEAILRHYLTGRPVEGTTDLLVAPLMSRLFSPNSPFAELVTVKLSDGRQIVVPGRELISGAMLENVCARAAEAAAVREIETGRDDAVTGDDLLLALETELVAVARLLSPANAKAYLQRIPQDAHPVDVRTNSTATRAALPA